DNA from Candidatus Methylacidiphilales bacterium:
TAAGTCTTCACTCAACATCATTTGTGAGACCTTTGGAGAAAAGAAGCTCAGTGAATTGAGGCCTGAAACTATTGAGGAATGGTTGGCAGAATCAGAATGGGAACCTAAGACCAGACGCAATTATCTCACGGATATGAATGCAGTCCTAAACTGGGCTGTCAGCCGAAAATATTGTGCAGAAAATCCTGCCGCCTCGATTCCAAAACCAAAACTTACAGACATCACTCCGGGTATACTGACTCCCGAACAGGCAAAGACACTCTTGCAGGCAGCAGCATCGTGCATGCCCGAAATGATTCCCGGCATTGCTCTTGGGCTATTTGCTGGCCTACGCCGATCAGAAATTTGCGCCCTAAATTGGGGTAATATACGTTTCCGCTACGTCATTAAAAACGCTGAGTTCCCCAACGGACAGACTCTGGAAAAACTGCCGTCCACAGGAACGCATTCCGTTGTTTCGTATGGAAGTATTGAAATTTCTGGAGTAGTGGCAAAAAATCGGCAGCGTCGAACCGTTCCGATGTGTCCCAATTTACGGACTTGGCTTATGCCTTTTAGAAAAGAAACAGGCCAAGTAGCACCAGACCTTGATGCGTATGGGGAAAAATTAAAGCATTTGGTGCGGGGAAGGCCTGCAACCCCAAATGACCCCGGAAGGCCTGCTGTGGTTGAGCCGTGGCCGCATAACGCCCTGCGGCATAGCTTTGGGAGTTATCGGTTGGCACTGACCCAGGACCAAAATCTGGTCGCATTGGAAATGGGGAATTCGCCTGCCATGATCCATTCTCATTACAAAGATTTGGTTGAGGAACCCGCCCTGAGTCAGTACTGGGCCATAGTTCCTCCTGCAGGGGCGAAAAGCTCCCGTCGTGGGCAAAAGGCAAGCCAGCCATAAGGGAAACCCGGCTTAGCCGGGGATAGCTTGCCTTTTGCCACGTTATATCCAATCACGACGATACCGTGTTGCCGCAGGCAAGCCCGGTATGGTCGTGGTTATTTTGAGGCAACCCAGACAC
Protein-coding regions in this window:
- a CDS encoding phage integrase N-terminal SAM-like domain-containing protein; translation: MAKSVSRNGVKIFKDGDGKGTEFWRVRLGKKFTGVAAIRKSFRTQAEANKFVQDQEAPKILHGSSYFTLTPKQLADAREALEVLTDETSLVAAAAYWKRHARPAGGIKTFAEIRTEFYRSREASGCKKTTLRQYKSSLNIICETFGEKKLSELRPETIEEWLAESEWEPKTRRNYLTDMNAVLNWAVSRKYCAENPAASIPKPKLTDITPGILTPEQAKTLLQAAASCMPEMIPGIALGLFAGLRRSEICALNWGNIRFRYVIKNAEFPNGQTLEKLPSTGTHSVVSYGSIEISGVVAKNRQRRTVPMCPNLRTWLMPFRKETGQVAPDLDAYGEKLKHLVRGRPATPNDPGRPAVVEPWPHNALRHSFGSYRLALTQDQNLVALEMGNSPAMIHSHYKDLVEEPALSQYWAIVPPAGAKSSRRGQKASQP